The Roseovarius sp. EL26 genome has a window encoding:
- a CDS encoding biopolymer transporter ExbD, translated as MRKQTRRRRLTMTSLIDVIFLLLLFFMLSSTFSKFAEVELSTANADGSKSSDVKKSFLQLGEETLRVNGQDIALEALPGTFSEISPDVETVPVIVSLQDDVTAQRLTDVLVVLRGIDRLRINVLGS; from the coding sequence ATGCGTAAACAAACACGGCGTCGGCGGTTGACGATGACGTCGTTGATCGACGTCATTTTCCTCTTGCTCTTGTTTTTCATGCTGTCTTCGACGTTCTCCAAGTTTGCCGAGGTGGAGCTGTCCACCGCCAACGCTGACGGTAGCAAGAGCAGTGATGTCAAAAAAAGCTTTCTTCAACTGGGCGAAGAGACTTTGCGCGTGAACGGTCAGGATATAGCTTTGGAAGCGCTGCCTGGCACATTTTCGGAGATTTCACCTGATGTTGAAACCGTCCCAGTGATCGTTAGCTTGCAGGACGATGTGACGGCACAAAGGTTAACTGACGTTCTTGTCGTTTTGCGCGGTATCGACCGGTTACGTATCAACGTGTTGGGGTCGTAA
- a CDS encoding glutathione S-transferase family protein, which yields MAKLFHVPLSPFCRKVRLSLAEKRIECELTEERYWEQDPDFLRRNPAGKVPVLKIDGMVMAESSAICEYLEEAYPEPQLMPNDPKQRFEVRRMVSWFDDKFHHEVTSKLVYERVNKKVMKRGFPDSTNVKAGAKAIKYHLDYMAWLLDRRRWLAGDVMTLADFAAAAHLSSLDYISDVDWNRSDVVKDWYAKIKSRPAFRRILTDQVPGFPPPAHYADLDF from the coding sequence ATGGCCAAGCTGTTCCACGTTCCCCTGTCCCCGTTTTGTCGCAAAGTTCGCCTGTCACTGGCGGAAAAGCGTATTGAATGCGAGCTGACCGAGGAACGGTATTGGGAACAGGACCCGGATTTTCTGCGCCGCAATCCGGCAGGCAAGGTACCTGTGCTGAAAATTGACGGTATGGTGATGGCCGAAAGCAGCGCCATTTGTGAATATCTGGAGGAGGCTTACCCCGAGCCGCAATTGATGCCCAACGACCCCAAGCAACGCTTTGAAGTCCGTCGCATGGTAAGCTGGTTCGATGACAAGTTTCACCACGAGGTGACCTCAAAGTTGGTTTATGAGCGGGTAAACAAAAAGGTGATGAAACGGGGCTTTCCTGACAGTACCAATGTCAAAGCCGGTGCTAAGGCGATCAAATATCACCTTGATTACATGGCCTGGCTTCTGGATCGCCGGCGCTGGCTGGCCGGCGATGTGATGACATTGGCCGATTTCGCCGCCGCCGCGCACCTGAGTTCGCTAGACTATATCAGTGACGTTGATTGGAACCGTTCGGATGTGGTCAAAGACTGGTACGCCAAGATCAAATCTCGCCCGGCCTTTCGCAGAATTCTGACCGACCAAGTGCCGGGCTTCCCACCGCCTGCGCATTACGCAGATCTGGATTTTTAG
- the mtgA gene encoding monofunctional biosynthetic peptidoglycan transglycosylase, with the protein MAKSRKSKKSRKIPRINPIRFLRRWGLRFATLIVVVIVGVVVAHRWMMPPETYYMGQEEHRLGKISYRWVSIDEVAPVMARSIVAAEDANFCNHWGFDMNAIRDAIEDGGGRGASTLSQQTVKNTYLWHGRSWLRKALEALMTPLVELAWDKRRIVEVYMNVAEFDEGVFGVGAASRHYFDVAPSKLTARHAALLAAVLPDPKGRSAKNPSAWMKKRASSIMDGAATIDRDGRADCFED; encoded by the coding sequence ATGGCAAAATCACGCAAGTCAAAGAAATCCCGCAAAATACCCCGTATCAACCCGATACGGTTTTTGCGGCGCTGGGGTTTGCGATTTGCCACCCTTATCGTGGTTGTGATTGTCGGCGTTGTGGTGGCGCATCGTTGGATGATGCCGCCTGAAACCTATTACATGGGACAAGAAGAACACCGGCTTGGCAAGATTTCATATCGCTGGGTGAGCATCGATGAAGTGGCCCCCGTGATGGCGCGGTCGATTGTGGCGGCCGAGGATGCCAACTTCTGTAATCACTGGGGTTTTGACATGAATGCCATCCGCGATGCGATTGAGGATGGTGGCGGGCGTGGTGCGTCGACCCTGTCGCAGCAGACGGTCAAGAATACTTATCTGTGGCACGGGCGTAGCTGGCTGCGTAAGGCGCTTGAAGCACTGATGACGCCGTTGGTTGAGCTGGCCTGGGACAAGCGGCGTATTGTTGAGGTATACATGAATGTTGCGGAATTTGATGAGGGCGTGTTCGGCGTTGGCGCCGCGTCGCGTCATTACTTTGATGTTGCGCCCTCGAAATTGACGGCACGCCATGCGGCGCTGCTGGCGGCGGTTTTACCTGACCCAAAGGGGCGTTCTGCCAAAAATCCCAGTGCCTGGATGAAGAAACGGGCCTCATCTATCATGGACGGGGCAGCAACAATTGACCGGGATGGCCGGGCTGATTGTTTCGAGGATTGA
- a CDS encoding cell envelope integrity protein TolA — protein sequence MMRRSVFVAAVAVLLSLLVHGLGLNFTTPELQQQSVENGASDLADVGGSFEDFAEAATVTKPEAVQTPDPPSVTPPEPVIEEAPTSQALVASDNPQDVMAPDTGTGEATKPDVIEPSESETSADDSAGPSGGEDDTNSDVAALQPDEIDNVTEVPEGTADGSIAPAEALTSEAVSEPSPTPETPDEQEVLEPVLPEVTVASAPDDPETLATEDADILSKSAVKTSVRPPKARPLGAALGQSGGAQKSGSVGVIESPLAAYKRGGADPFAGRRSGQSQGTGFSGSRNSGNASITNYAGRVLMQLNRSPILYASSQGTAQVSFEINPDGTLAWVRVLRSTGSPDIDRAASAQVRSAAPFPPPPGGASKRMSFVYRNRR from the coding sequence ATGATGAGGCGGTCAGTTTTTGTTGCGGCCGTCGCTGTCCTTCTGTCACTGCTTGTGCACGGCTTGGGGTTGAACTTCACAACCCCGGAATTGCAGCAACAATCAGTGGAAAACGGCGCATCTGACCTGGCTGATGTTGGCGGTTCATTTGAAGATTTTGCTGAAGCAGCAACTGTGACGAAACCAGAGGCAGTCCAGACGCCTGATCCACCAAGTGTGACGCCACCAGAACCAGTCATCGAGGAAGCGCCGACCTCGCAAGCGTTGGTAGCATCTGACAATCCTCAGGACGTGATGGCGCCTGACACGGGCACAGGAGAGGCGACTAAACCGGATGTTATAGAGCCATCTGAGAGTGAAACCTCAGCAGATGATTCCGCAGGGCCGTCAGGTGGTGAAGATGACACGAATTCGGATGTAGCAGCATTGCAACCCGATGAGATAGATAATGTGACCGAGGTACCTGAAGGAACCGCAGATGGCAGCATTGCCCCTGCAGAGGCGCTAACCAGCGAGGCGGTGAGTGAGCCATCACCTACCCCGGAAACACCTGATGAGCAGGAAGTATTGGAACCTGTGCTGCCTGAGGTCACCGTTGCATCCGCGCCTGATGATCCTGAAACTCTAGCGACAGAAGACGCTGATATTCTTTCAAAATCAGCCGTTAAAACGTCGGTACGACCGCCAAAGGCACGGCCGTTAGGCGCCGCGTTGGGCCAATCTGGGGGTGCGCAGAAATCGGGTTCGGTTGGCGTTATAGAATCGCCGCTGGCTGCGTACAAACGCGGCGGTGCCGATCCGTTTGCTGGTCGCCGTAGTGGCCAATCTCAGGGCACCGGTTTTAGCGGCTCTCGAAATTCTGGAAATGCAAGTATAACCAACTATGCCGGCCGGGTGCTGATGCAGTTAAATCGCTCTCCGATCCTATATGCCAGTTCTCAAGGGACGGCACAGGTGTCTTTTGAGATCAATCCAGACGGAACATTGGCCTGGGTCAGAGTTCTTCGTAGTACAGGATCACCAGATATAGACCGTGCAGCCAGTGCACAGGTGCGAAGCGCTGCTCCATTCCCTCCTCCTCCAGGAGGTGCGAGTAAAAGAATGTCGTTTGTATATCGGAACCGGCGATAG
- a CDS encoding MotA/TolQ/ExbB proton channel family protein, whose translation MNQIIESLRYTVDLGGPVVMILLLVSIITLATILYKLWQFSTAGVGRHRALKDSVAAWDRGDRSTAAHALNASTSYLAPVMEMAFSAGPEDLKRLEAEAEVRFARLESGFRLLDSVAQLAPLLGLFGTVLGMIEAFQSLQEAGSQVDPSLLAGGIWVALLTTAVGLAVAMPTAMVLSWFEGRMDAERVTAERAIASILRPQSGHNANSTVAADPAHA comes from the coding sequence ATGAACCAAATTATTGAAAGCCTGCGCTATACGGTCGATCTTGGCGGCCCGGTGGTCATGATCCTTCTTCTTGTTTCGATCATTACGTTGGCAACCATATTATACAAGTTATGGCAGTTTTCTACTGCTGGCGTGGGGCGGCACCGGGCATTGAAGGATTCTGTTGCCGCTTGGGACAGAGGTGACCGTAGCACTGCGGCCCACGCATTGAATGCATCCACGAGCTATCTTGCGCCGGTCATGGAAATGGCTTTTTCCGCAGGGCCGGAAGACCTTAAACGGCTAGAAGCCGAAGCCGAAGTGCGTTTTGCCCGTCTGGAAAGTGGCTTTCGTCTCTTGGACAGCGTGGCGCAACTTGCGCCTCTTTTAGGTCTATTTGGTACGGTTCTGGGCATGATCGAAGCATTTCAATCTTTGCAAGAGGCCGGATCGCAAGTTGATCCTTCGCTTCTGGCAGGCGGAATCTGGGTGGCGCTATTAACCACCGCTGTGGGTCTTGCGGTGGCAATGCCTACAGCGATGGTCCTCAGCTGGTTCGAAGGACGAATGGACGCCGAACGAGTGACCGCAGAACGAGCGATTGCATCGATTTTACGCCCACAGAGCGGGCATAATGCCAATAGTACAGTCGCAGCGGACCCTGCCCATGCGTAA
- a CDS encoding biopolymer transporter ExbD, with product MRKRRQRTRIEPTIALINIVFLMLVFFMVAGTLSQPLDKDVKLVRTSDLEGRAPPDTLVVHSDGRLVYRGETVTSAQAFYAARPQDERDVVRVVPDEALSAITLVNLAKELRAEGATRVMIVTQRGIE from the coding sequence ATGCGCAAGCGAAGACAAAGAACGCGGATTGAGCCGACAATTGCATTGATCAATATCGTCTTTTTGATGTTGGTATTTTTCATGGTCGCGGGCACGCTGTCCCAGCCTTTGGATAAAGATGTCAAACTTGTGCGCACATCTGATCTGGAAGGGCGTGCGCCGCCTGACACGCTTGTCGTGCATTCAGACGGCAGGCTTGTATATCGGGGTGAAACCGTCACCTCGGCGCAGGCATTCTATGCCGCGCGCCCTCAGGATGAACGCGATGTGGTGCGGGTTGTACCGGATGAAGCGTTGTCCGCCATTACTTTGGTAAACTTGGCAAAAGAACTTCGTGCAGAAGGCGCTACCCGAGTGATGATAGTTACGCAAAGAGGGATAGAGTGA
- a CDS encoding AEC family transporter translates to MQDVFFQTLPFFLMIGLGFGAGRSGFFNAEATAYLTKFVFYFALSAMLFRFAANLSLAELFDLNFVLAYLCGSAFVYILASVIAMLRGMNIEETAVEAQCAVIGNVGFLGVPMLTLLLGTQAIGPVMLVLAVDLIVFGSLIVILITGSRDGRMSIGILGSVAMGLLKNPMIVSISLGLIWSGLRLPIPAPMNNFLAILGNAATPCALFAIGASLATKAAERPFVAGWLSLCKLVLHPLAVAITAIALFKVDPYAAAVMIAAAALPVAGNVYILAQHYGVAPQRVSASILISTTLALLTVSLVIGWVTQMN, encoded by the coding sequence ATGCAAGACGTATTTTTTCAGACTCTACCGTTTTTCCTAATGATCGGACTCGGCTTTGGGGCCGGGCGCAGTGGCTTTTTCAATGCAGAGGCCACCGCCTATCTGACCAAATTTGTGTTTTACTTCGCGTTGTCGGCCATGTTGTTTCGCTTTGCCGCGAACCTGTCACTGGCCGAACTGTTCGATCTGAACTTTGTGCTCGCCTATCTGTGCGGTTCGGCATTTGTCTATATCTTGGCCAGTGTCATTGCGATGCTACGTGGCATGAACATCGAGGAAACCGCGGTCGAGGCGCAATGCGCCGTGATTGGGAATGTGGGTTTCCTCGGTGTACCGATGCTAACGCTATTGCTGGGAACCCAGGCGATTGGCCCGGTCATGCTGGTTCTCGCCGTCGACCTGATCGTATTCGGCTCACTCATCGTGATCCTAATCACGGGGTCGCGTGATGGCAGGATGTCCATCGGCATTCTTGGTAGCGTGGCAATGGGCCTGCTGAAAAACCCGATGATCGTCTCCATCAGCCTTGGACTGATCTGGTCAGGTCTGCGCTTGCCGATTCCGGCACCAATGAACAATTTTCTTGCCATTCTTGGCAATGCGGCGACGCCTTGTGCACTGTTCGCAATCGGGGCTTCACTGGCCACAAAAGCTGCCGAACGCCCCTTTGTGGCGGGATGGCTATCGCTATGCAAACTCGTCCTGCATCCTCTTGCAGTTGCCATCACCGCCATCGCTCTCTTCAAGGTGGATCCTTATGCTGCTGCAGTCATGATCGCCGCCGCCGCGCTACCTGTAGCCGGGAACGTTTACATTCTGGCGCAACACTACGGCGTCGCCCCGCAACGGGTGTCCGCCTCAATCCTTATATCAACGACACTTGCTTTGCTCACCGTGTCGCTGGTAATCGGTTGGGTAACGCAAATGAATTGA
- the fghA gene encoding S-formylglutathione hydrolase, producing MKIVSENACFGGVQGVYSHTSEACSCDMTFGLFLPAEAKDGPVPVLWYLSGLTCTHENAMTKAGAQAWAAEQGIALVFPDTSPRGDGAANDEAYDLGQGAGFYVNATQNPWAPHFRMWDYVAEELPNLITSEFAIDADRQAITGHSMGGHGALTLAMNLPGRYKSVSAFSPICNPTASDWGRKQLSAYLGDDESKWTAHDASLLMREKGFDGPILTDTGTNDQFGDLLKTESLFEATAARRQQANLRLQPGYDHSYFFVSTFMEDHVTFHAEALYTG from the coding sequence ATGAAAATCGTCTCGGAAAATGCCTGCTTTGGCGGTGTTCAAGGAGTCTATAGCCACACTTCAGAGGCCTGCAGCTGCGACATGACTTTTGGCCTATTTTTGCCAGCCGAGGCTAAGGACGGCCCGGTGCCAGTGCTATGGTATCTTTCAGGTCTGACCTGCACCCATGAAAACGCTATGACCAAAGCTGGCGCGCAAGCCTGGGCGGCTGAGCAAGGCATCGCATTGGTGTTCCCTGACACCTCCCCACGCGGCGACGGTGCGGCCAATGATGAGGCATACGATTTGGGCCAAGGTGCCGGGTTCTACGTCAATGCAACGCAAAACCCTTGGGCGCCGCATTTCCGCATGTGGGACTATGTCGCCGAGGAACTGCCAAATCTGATCACATCCGAATTTGCCATCGATGCTGACCGTCAAGCCATCACCGGCCACTCCATGGGCGGTCACGGCGCGCTGACGCTGGCGATGAACCTGCCCGGACGTTACAAATCGGTTTCGGCGTTTTCTCCAATCTGCAACCCCACTGCCAGCGACTGGGGCCGCAAACAGCTCTCAGCCTATCTTGGCGACGACGAGAGCAAATGGACAGCACATGACGCCTCATTGTTGATGCGCGAAAAAGGATTTGACGGCCCAATCCTGACCGACACTGGCACCAACGACCAGTTCGGCGACCTGTTAAAAACCGAAAGCCTGTTTGAAGCCACCGCCGCACGCCGCCAACAAGCCAACCTGCGCCTGCAGCCGGGCTATGATCACAGCTATTTCTTTGTGTCCACATTCATGGAAGACCACGTCACCTTCCATGCAGAGGCTTTATATACGGGGTAA